The Rosa rugosa chromosome 3, drRosRugo1.1, whole genome shotgun sequence sequence AACAAAAGCTACTTTCAGAGACTGAGAAAGCTATTATCAGAGACTAAGAAAACTACGACAATATAAAGGatacaataaaaataaaatgctAATGGAatcgagaaaagaaaacatattcAATGAATCAATGTTACAAAACATATGCAGGGTTCAATAATAATGTAACTATATAAAAAGCTACTTCCATACTTGTAAAAAGCCACTACTATAGTtgtgaaaatctattacaatagttgtataaagctattgtcaatgttgtaatgctACTGTCATTTTTCAATGGTGACGCTCTAGACCCATATGCATCATTTGCCACCTTCAGCACGAGCCTTCATTTCCAAAATTTTTAGTTGGCCGAATGATCTCTTGGTCAATATAGGCTTCAATATCCAAATTCACATGATTTTCAAAATCTACTACTACAAATGCAAAGGGAAAGAActctgcaagaacaaagatacaacaaaattatttgaaataaaaactaaaaacaacaaTGTATCAAACGTGGTACGTACTCTTTATAAAAGAtcgataataataataataagcaatCTAAAACGCTACTGTCATAAATACAAAATGTTACTATAACATACAACAAAGCTACTGGATCAGTAATAAAAAACTACTAACACAGATACATAAGGCTACTATAAAACATGTATAAAGCTACTGGACCATCAATAAAAAGCTACTACCATAGGTATATAAAGCTACTATATACCTTTGATACGCGGTGGAGGCATGAGACGCGTCGGAGCTGTTGCTACAGAGATATAGTGGCCAAACCGCGCCCTGCACCGGAGATTCAATTTCAGTCGGCCAACGCGATCCAGTTTTTCCATGACAACAAAATTCACaattccaagaaaaaaaaaaatcgaaacagTAATTAGGATAGTGATTACCTTCATGAGAATCAGGTGGCTTGAAAATCAAGAGGCTTAAAGGAGTCGACACCAAACTGAGCCCTAGATGATGTCGTCGATGCCTGAGCTGTCTTGCCTCGCCTCGCCGTGCACCTTCATCATCGTCGCGATCCTCCTCTCACCTTTCCGATCACAATCATCAAGCAGCGATCAAACGGCCGCCGACGAGCTTCCTGCTCCTCTCTCATTTTCATTCGATCTGTAATTTTTTTCTGGAATTTGAAGGTGACGATGGTGGTGCAAGGTCCAATAGCGCCGTGCTGGTGTTCGCCGGAATTGGAAGCCGAGACAAAGACGTGAAGATTTGTTATTgacaggagagagagagaaaggaaggggggggggaggagagagagagagagagagatctgtgaTCGATGTTAGGCTGATGGAATTGGGCTTCTTAGGTAGAAGGGTAATATTGTCACGGACAAAATAATATGTGGATGGAAGTGGTCTTATTTGTACAAAAAGAATTAAGTGGCTTTAAggttaattaaagtttcaaactgacacttgtatgtaattttctataatttCATTATCCCAAGCGTGTCAATAATGAAAGTAGTCATTTGCATAATTGCAAGGAATGTGTGGGGCagttgtttattgatttaatcGGTAGGTAGCTGAGGTTTTTACGTCGCTGTATTACCTGTTTGCTTATATTCCAGAAACTAAATTAAGTTATCAAGCAGCTGAGGAAATTAAATTACCATAATGAGCCAACGCACCTCACCTGCTAAGAAACTAGCCTCACGCCAGATATGCTATGGAATAATGGAAGGAAGAAAGGAAgtgcttttgttgtttttggaaatgtaataaaataataaattaaaacaGATTTGGGCTGGGCCTTTGTTCCAAACAGATTAAAAACATTTGGGCTTTGGGAGGATTCTATTTATCCCCGAAACTAAACCGAACGGTAATCCCCAATTTGTGCAATGGCGCGAGGATCATCATCTCgatcaaaaaagaagaaaggatcATCATCATCGAAACCAAACAAGTCACCTGCGCTTGGTAAGATTTTCTGAATTTGGTAGGATTATTGTGTGAGAAAGATGATCTGGGCTTCATTAGCTTATTTTTCTTTCGGAGTTTGCTGCAAGTATTAGCTTATTTATGATACTATACAATATGTGATGAGGTCTGATATTTAGGTTTTGATATACTTAGGTGCTCAGACCGTTATATACCCGCATCTTGAAGGCGGTAACCCTTTTGAACCGGgtaagattttgatttttggtgtatatttttgtttttgcactTGGGTGTGATCAATTTGGTGCCCTTCATATAATTGATATAGCTATAGCTAGTTTCTAGTGTTTGAATTCATTTTGGTCTATGCGTGAAGTTTATGTACATGTCATTACTGTCTATTGCATCATACATCTCATTTCTGTCAATGGCATCTCATCTGCAATTATATTTAATGTTAGTTATAGTCACAGATTCATTCATTGAACTGAGTTAGCTTAATGTTAGTTATAGTAACATTATATTTAATGTTAGTTATAGTCacagattaaaaataaaaaccttcAAACTACTCCACTGTTATGTGTGACAATTGTGAGTCTAATTTCTCAGGCTGTGCACTAATTGAACTGAGTTAGCTTATATTTAAAATTAAGTTATGGAGAATTCCAGTGGATtggttctttatttatttattattgttaatattgttgttgttcttgttaatttttttttgtctgaccCTCTATTTAGAGTTTACAGAATTTTAATATGAGAATATCTTTTCAatgttaaaaagaaaagaaaaaaaagattagaACTTGGATCAATTAAAATATTAGATAATAAATGGGAGGAAAAGATAAGTAGGTATTCCCCCTGCCCCCGCCGGTGATCTTTTACCCTTCTCCTGCATAGCTATTCTACAATTGCATCTGCAGCTTCTCCTTTTGAGTTTGATGCTCCATTTTGTATGCTTTTGATAAGTTATATGCTCTATGAGGAAGATTATCTCTCCTTGACTtgttttgaataattaaatcgTAAAAAGAGGATTCTTTTATCGATTTGCATCTGAAGATAATCTTGGTGCCACCATATTTTTCTGCATGATGCATTCGACAATATAGCTTTGAAGATAATTCTGCCCCATTGAAGTAATTTTTATTCCCTACATAGAATGAATGAAGAAAGTAATTGTTGATGGGATCTAACAGCTGATTGCACAGGAAACCCCTCTGCTTGTGTCTCTCTGtgtgtgtttttcttttcttttcaagaaccagtttctctttttattttaacTGTATCGGTCTGTGTTTTTGACATCTTTGTCCATTCGTctgtttattatttttctagttttaaGTTTTATGGTGTTTGTGTTGTTATTTTGGGTTAACATTGTAACTGTGAAACAGGTACCAAGAACTACGAAAAATTGCTGGACATACGTCGTCGTCTTTATGAAGGTATGCTTTTATTATTGTTTTAGAGTTTGTGTGTATCTTGGATTTTTTGAAGGACCAAAGGATTGTTGattttatctatactattataaGAGAACCCCTTCCACTGAACCTACATGATTACCCTTCTTAAAAACTAATTTAAATTAAGCTTTACGAAGGACATCAACGATAATCTAAAATTTAGATAAATTACAAAAAAGGAAACTGTCAAAGGTTGTTATCCCTCCTTTAGCAACAAGAAATTTCtgatgaaaatatatatatatatatatatatatatatatatatatatatatatatatatatatatatataaatttagggtgtttaaaatttttttatttaaattcttCTTTGCAAACATAGTGCGTGTCACAATCTAATATCTTATCTGACAATATAATCACAAACAGTTAGCAGCAAACGTCCTTGTGGTTTTACTATCAGCGCCTGTGACCCTTTTGCTCCTGGTAAGAGTTTGCCTTTCATTTTAACGTTTGTGAAGAATATCGTCTTGGAATTTCCTTGGGCTTAATATTCTTTTGGTATTGAAATACAATGTCGGTCTATTTTGTGATTGAAGGTAACTTCCGTGGAGCATCCAAATTCACTGCCCTTGTTCCTGACAAAACGTTGTTTCCAGGTTTGTGCCGCAAAATGTCTTGGAATTTCTTCGGgttgttttgaattttttttaatttttttgtattcttttgtgtgtgtgtatattgtATTGTAATACCATGCGATCAATTTTGTGATTGAAGATAACTTCACCAGCCATTCACCATGTATGGTTCATGTAGAATGctatagttatatatatatatatatgtatatatattaatttatttatttatttaacagagtaattttcttttcacatgactagaCCTTCTAGCAGTTTCATAAACCTGACATAGTACCCTTACCAGAAATTTCAGTTTTGCTAGAAAAATTACGGCAAGTTGGAGTTAAATCACCGGCACTTTTACTATGTTATTTCCATTCAAAATTCCCCAAGCTTTGCTATTTCTTGAAATTCTTGGTTTTGCTAGAGGACCATTCATAGCAACGTTGTGCGCTGATGTGGACCCCTCTGCTTTCCAACTTAAGATTGTCTTATTAAAAAAAGTTTAACCACATttgcccccaaaaaaaaaaaattggattgaCGGTTTAAATAGGAAGATGAGTAAAACCTTTAAATAATTCTGCACGCCCACCCGGCAATCTCTATCCCAACTCTCTGCTCTCTTTCCCTACCTTTCTACGACCAGTCATTTTCATTTACCCTATGCTGATACCTGCCACTCCTTTGAGTTTGTGGCTTCATTTGGTATGTTTTTAACCTTTTTCTATGCTCTTTGAGCCAGACTATGTTGAATATCTGGCTTCTATACTGATAGTAATTTATTTGTATTATTAGATGATGCCCACATTTTTGGATctatgtgtgtggagagaaTTTCTCTTGGCAAGCCATATTGGTTTGTGCATGATGTATTCCTCAGATTAAATAGTAGTCATAGTTGTTGAAGATAAGTCCTCCATTATATTCATTTGATATCCTACATTATCTCATTGCACCTGtaacttctgttttttttttcttccatttttttcaCATATGGCACTGTTGGAATCTTTATTATTAATGTCATGTTCACTGTactgtatatattttttttttggtttttacatCATCGTCATTTGTCCGTTTATTTAGTTTGTTGTTACTTTTTGTTTAATGTTGTTATCATTGTTCTGTATCTGACTTTTGTCCGCAAAACAGGCCCCAGGTTGAAAGAATCAAAGATTGCCTGTCCTCCTTCCCAAGATGGTATGCATGCCTTTTGTTTTAAAGTTTGCGAGTAAACAAGTAAAGTTATCTTGGATTTACTTGGGCAGTCTGTTCTTAAGAAAAACAAGGTGTTGACTTTTAATAATGTAATAAGATGACACACTTTGTCAAACATTTGGATCAGTTTGTATCGTAGATCATTTTGCATTGCAGCTTCTTATGTTTTATAAACACTAAACTCTGACTTATTCGTTGCGTGTGaaattccaactccaacttgGCCTTAAGCAGCTAAGTTGCagtatcccttttttttttatttaatgtcACACAgtagtttatttattttagtttttgaaGATATCAATTTGTTCTATCTTGTTTGTGATGATCTTAGCTGACAGTTAATATGGACTTTTAGTTTTTGAAGATACCATTAATTTGTTCTATCTTGTTTGTTGTGATCTTAGCTGACAGTTAATATGGACCATTTGTCTGTTAATGGGATCATATATCCTGTTGCATCTCTTATATATTATGATATTGATCTTCAGAAATTCagaatcttttttgttttttgttgttgttgttgttgtcgtCCATCACTGATACATCCACGTAGCTACCCAGCGTTTACGAAACTACAATGTCAGTCAGGCTTACATATATTATGGTCACTCATTGAAGttatatttttttgaaatatagtGATTAATGTGTCCAATTAAATAGGTGGTtgtccatttttttttccctaaatttGGAATTTTGTTAAGCACTAAAAAACAGCGAGTTGGATTCAATGGAGAGGACATACGAAACCTCCCaactaggctgggttccaaaccccatatcaaaaaaaaaaaaaaaaaagtgagttgGAGGTGTTCCTGAGATTCATAGGCTTCTCTAATTGCATATTAAAGTTTTCATAAAAAGCCTCTAGTATCATTGTTAGTATATTTCTGAATTTAATAATGTAACAGCAAAACAGGCTGCGGCTGCAGCTGCAGGTTGATCGAATCATTGTTTTGCACTTTTCCTTCCCAAGATGTGTGCATGCTTTTTGTGGTCACTCATTAAAGTGATATTTTTCTGAAATATAGTAATTAATGTGTCCAATTAGTAGTTGagtgcccttttttttttttgttgcctaAATTAGAAATTTTTCTAAGCACTGAGTCTGTAAGAAGCCTATAGAATAATTGTTGTTATTATTTTTCTGTGTTTAATAATGTAAGTGCAAAACAGGCTGCAGGTCAGTAGAATCAAGGATTGTCACTTCTCCTCCCCAAGATggtatgcatttttt is a genomic window containing:
- the LOC133735573 gene encoding uncharacterized protein LOC133735573, whose product is MARGSSSRSKKKKGSSSSKPNKSPALGAQTVIYPHLEGGNPFEPGTKNYEKLLDIRRRLYEVSSKRPCGFTISACDPFAPGNFRGASKFTALVPDKTLFPGPRLKESKIACPPSQDGCRSVESRIVTSPPQDGCRSAESRIVTLPPRDGCRSVESRIATLPSRDDCEKGTGDLLYHIDRVCF